ACCTGTAACCTCGCCCCACAACATGATGGCTTATCGCTGCTCATTTTAACCATTAAAGCTTTTTTACCGCCTTATTagttcattataataaaattatatactgAGTTGTTTATTAGTTGTAACAGTTCACCATGAAAGATATTTTTTACTACTTTATgaataattactagcttatgctcgcgacttcgtccgcgtggacaacacaaatttcaaacccctatttcacccccttaggggttgaactttcaaaaaccctttcttagcggatgcctacgttataatagctatctgcatgccaaacagcccgatccgtccagtagtttgagctgtgcgttgatagatcagtgagtcagtcactcaccttttccttttatttatttaggtgaTATTTTATATCATAATTTATGCCTTATCTCGTTTCAGTTCGATAGACATTTCGAATTGGCTCAAAGTTCtaaaataatcataattttcttaaaaatgtagttgtatctgaaaaaaacaGTACGTAGTTTAGTGGTTCAGACGTCGCGTCGGCCTCtgggaggtcgcgggttcgatcccgggaattCTAactaattgctttaacggtgaaggaaaacgtcgtgaggaaacctggatgcctgagacttctccataatgttctcaaagatgtgtgaagtctgtagATCCGCGTTTGGCCAGCAATGCGCAAAGAAACAAACATTACGGGTTACGATCAAATAAAAGCTAAGTACTTATCTTTGATTTTGTATCTTTTAAGAACTTTCTCAATATTTTACCTTACCCCAATATGCTTTATAGGCTACCCTCATTCACCGCCGAACGGTTTAGTACACGCGACGGACGTGCAGACTGTACAACTTAAGTTACGATAACAATCTCTATAGAAAATTATTTAGGATACGTTCAAAAGTTAATAAGTATGTAATGTAGTTTTTTTTCAGATAGGGCTCCCTTTTCTTATCTGTTAAGCAAAATTTTAAgaatatatttacataataatgctaaataaatgaaaatgaataatgttgaaatgaatatatatatatacctatgaaTAAGTACAGTGCCCTGGTTTCGCACAAACtagattattttaaatatgtatGAATATTTTACGTAGGTAAACCTTCTtcatttttatctatatatataaatgaccttaggaagcccatttatttctcttcatttatttgtctatgtcaatgtcatcacttatctatgtctatgatcacataatttgaatctgccgcgcattgacccgagagagctgtcaagtgtcaactgtcaggttgttatttttataaaaacgttagctgtgcgagtgaatttcgaattataatataaaattagaatttaaagtttaaacaatacctaataaCAGTGAAATAATAGCTTCAATTGTTGTTTCTCTTTACAGGTAGATTAtaatctgtctatctatctgtctatctttATCTGTAACAACTTATGTGTTTGGTTCTTGTAAAATGTCAGGtcgttaataaaacataatcctctttacagagcaacgcaagatcttttatttcaccagagtgtttataaacacattataaAACAACAATTCTATAGCTATTTTTTGCAAGAACATGGAGAAGTTAAGATTGGAATTTGTTGTAAAAAAATCGATGGATGATCCGAAATCAAATGTCATCTGCTTAACatcaataactaataataatcgtACCTTCTTAATGCCGGAAGAATTCCAACCAGCAAAACTGCACGACACATTGATAAAAACTCAAACAtttcaaaaagtaaaaaccacACTACAAAAGAGAAATGATAGAAGACAAGTTTGGTTTACACTAACACCAGAGATATGTGGTACCTACATAGATGAAGATGGAAACATGCAGTTTAAAGGATATTTGCTAGAGGAATCAACACAAGAAACGCGGACACTGCCCTCTACTTCTGGAATTTCAGAAGAGGCTTTGACGAGAATCTTAGAGAATTTTGCTGAAAAAAAGAATTCATCGAAGTCCGACAATATAAAAAAGCTGACAGAAAAAATTGTATTAGAGAAATTCAATAATAAGATGTCAAATGTATCACAATGGATGGCTATTTTTGAATCAGAATGTATTCGTGTTGGTATAGAAGAAGACACTAAGAAAATTGAGGCCTTGAGATTATTCTTAGAAGATTCATGCCTCGATTGGTACAGTTCAAGACTCATAAAATGTACAGTAAACTCGGAATGGTCAACGTGGAAGGAAAACTTCTGTGAAACTTACGCAGACAGGGGATGGTCGCCAGTGAGATACGCAATGCTATTCAAATATAGACAAGGATCATTACTGGAATATGCTttgaaaaaggaaaaacttttattagaagttaataaatcaatggatAATACCACGTTAATTGATTTAATTGCCACCGGGCTCCCAAATTTTATTGCAGACAAAATCAATAGAACTAGCTTAAAGGAGACTAAGGATTTGTTTAATAATATCAGGGGCTTGGAACATCTAGTGAATAAAAAGAATTCGGGAATAAAAATGAAaggtttagaaaataaaattaaagaccgAGATGGAAGTTACAAACCATGCAGAATTTGTGAGAAAGAAAACAAAGGCAACCGTTATCACTCCGAATCTTTGTGTtggtataaaaacaaaaataatgataaacaaAAAAGAGATCAGATAAAAACAGTTAATAATTCAGAGTTAGAAACAGAATTAAACgaaataaatccaaaaaactAGTGATCCCGCCattaatcaaaattaaattgttattaaatGATTCCTTAGAAATAACAGGGATTTATGACTCTGGATCAAACGTTTCTTTAATAAATTCTAGATTACTATCTTTGAAacctaataacaataatattgcaATTGAAAATGCAAACTTAAAAACGATTAATGGCGTGAAAAAAACTAAAGGAATAGTAACATTAAAgataaagatttttgaaatggAAAAAAAAGCTAATGTTTTTGTGATTGATGAAGAAAACTTTGATTATGACTTTTTAGTTGGTCTGGACTGCATAAAAGAATTTCATCTGATTCAAAATGAGAAGTTAGAAATTACTCAGGGTACAATCAACctcaaaatagataataataaagaagAAGTAAGCCTAAAAACCAAAAGAATACCATCGGACATTTCAAATAGTAAGATTGaggaaaattatattaaaaatgtggAGGTCCTGAATAAAACTAAGGATAAATATACAATAAACTTCAATGAACATGTAGAAGAGACTAGTTTCATTATTTCTGTCAATCATCTGGATGTTCAAAAGCAGGCAGAGATAGAGGATTTAATATGCAAATATAAACCTCTTTTTGCTAAGGATAAATATGATATAGGCACTGTGAAAGGCTATGAAGCAcatattgatttattaattgaTAAATACTGTAGTAAAAGACCTTATAGGTGCACTATTGAAGACAAAAAAGAAATTGAACAGCAAGTATCTAAGTTATTACAGGAGAACCTAATTGAAGAGTCCTGCAGTCCTTTTGCTGCGCCAGTAACACTGGCCTATAAAAAAGAAGAAGGGAAAAGATCAAGACTATGTATAGATTTTcgtgaattaaataaaattgtggttcCTCAAGCGCAGCCGTTTCCACTTATAGAAGACTTGATGGTAAAGACTGCAAAGTGTAAATACTTCTCAACACTAGATATAAATTCAGCCTTCTGGTCCATTCCTTTGAAGATCGAAGACAGGGAAAAAACAGCATTTGTTACCCAGGATGGGCATTACCAATGGACATGCTTACCATTCGGTTTAAAAACATCACCTGcaatttttcaaagaatattgaGTAGTATTATACGGAAACACAGACTATCAGATTTCACTGTAAACTACATTGATGATATTTTGGTATTTTCTGAGACATTTTCAGACCACATCAAGCACTTATCACTTTTGCTGGAAGCAATATTAGAAGAAGGCTTTAGATTAAAATTCTCAAAATGTAACTTTGCACAAGACTCAGTAAAATATTTGGGCCATATTATCAAGAATAATACAGTCACTCCACTGAAAGATAACTTAATTGCTATAAAGAATTTTCCTGTTCCGAAAACCCAGAAAAATGTTAGACAGTTTCTAGGGAAGATAAACTTTTATGGGAAATATGTgccaaaaatatcaataatattagaTCCATTACATAATTTGTTAAGAAAAGGACAAAAATTTATTTGGTCAGGAAAATGTCAAGAGTCTTTTgagacaataaaaaaattactttgttcGCAACCTATTTTAGCGATCTTTGACCCGAATCTCCCGATACATATATATACAGACGCTAGTATACAAGGTATCGCTGCTGTTTTGAAGCAACCTCAACACAGTGGAGAAGAAAAACCATGTGCATATTTTTCAAGAAAATTAAAtgacacacaaaaaaagaaaaaaagccaTTTATCTAGAATGTTTAGCAATAAAGGAAGCAGTAAAATACTGGCAATACTGGCTTATAGGAAAAAGATTCAAGGTTTTCACTGATCATAAACCTTTAGAGAAAATGAACATAAAGGCAAGAACAGATGAGGAACTAGGAGACTTAACGTATTACCTATCACAGTTCAACTTTGAGATAGAATACTCTCCAGGAAAATACAATGTGGAAGCAGATAGCTTAAGCAGAAATGCAGTATTAGACCCATGGGAAAATCaagatgaaattttaaaaattataaacttgaTTCAACTAGAGGATATACAAAATGATCAAAAAAGGAATCAAGATATAAACCagaataaatataaagtaacatTAAAAGATAACATATACTATCGTAAGGATGGGAAAAGGGAAAAGATAATACTAACTGAGgaatttagtaaaaaatttatACAGAAAATACATTATATGTACTGTCATATTGGGATACAACAGATGAAAAGGAAAATTAATCGATTCTATACAGCAAAAAATTTAacatataatatcaaaaaaatttgtGACAACTGTgaaatctgtataaaaaaacaaatctaGAGGGAAATATAATTTTGGACTAATGTCTCACTTAGGTCCGGCTACTTATCCTTTTGAAATAATGTCTATAGATACTATTGGTGGATTTGGTGGCTCACGTTCTACAAAGACATATTTACACCTCCTAGTAGACCACTTTTCGAGATATGCTTATATTTTGACTTCGAAAACCCAAAATGCCAATGATTTTATAAGGTTGGTCCAAAAGGTAACAcgtgaaaataaaattggcTTAATTTTATCTGATCAATATCCCGGCATCAAttcaaaggattttaaaaatttcttagACAAAGAGAATATACCTATCATCTTTACTGCAGTGAATTCACCATTTTCTAATGGTCTGAATGAAAGATTAAATCAAAcactgacaaataaaataagatgtAAGATAAATGAAAGGAAAGATAAATTAGCTTGGACAACTATTGCTCATGAATGCACAAAAAAGTATAATGAAACGGAACATACTGTAACAGGATTTTCACCAAAATATCTATTGGAAGGAAAAAATGTTGATATACTACCAGAAGAATTGAAACAAGATAAAAGCCGTAATGATTTATTGAAGGATAGAAAAACCGCATTggaaaacactttaaaatcgcacaattataataaacaatACTTTGACAAGAACAGGAGAACATGTGAATTAAAAGTAGGAGACTTAGTATATGTTGAAAATGGTAACCGTTTAAACAGGAAAAAACTAGATGAGTTAAAAATTGGCCCGTATGAGGTCTTAGAAAAAATTTCAACCTcagtctacaaaataaatacaggACATAAGAAGTGTGAATCAAACCTATTCCACATAACAAAATTGGTTCCAGTGTTGAATTGACGACGGCTGGGGGGGAGATATAAATGACCTTAGGAAGCCCATTTATTTCTCTTCATTTATTTGTCTATGTCAATGTCATCACTTATCTATGTCTATGATCACATAATTTGAATCTGCCGCGCATTGACCCGAGagagctgtcaagtgtcaactgtcaggttgttatttttataaaaacgttagctgtgcgagtgaatttcgaattatactatatatagctcaattaccactcactcactgattgacataattgttctcctagaaagagatagaaaatgatataataatgtatgggagatatgttcagaagtgggattcgagtagggaaaaattatgacatttcagaaaaacaagatggcggccgacctgacttttgtaacttttttgttttccaaccgattttgtttaaacttgcagctcttgcagatattagcaaacgatttttagaaaaagtgaaaaaaattggaaaaacaagatggcggccgagattttcaaaaaatttcctcctgtaaaattttgtatgaaacttttttgcTTCACTAATAGTTtcatacagaagacaaagattcctttagggcaacatatggagggagctgatgattgaggatttcggagacgggtgaagggcacgctcgaggtattgaagataggtgggaggtgctcgaccaaatgtcattcgaaacctcatccaattgccaaaaattggaaaaaaaaatttaaaattccgaaaaaagatggccgccatacaaatttcatcggcgtccatctcggagggtatgacagatggaagagtggtttcttggcaagagatgatcagggtccgaaggtctactcgttggatggaaaaaaaattcaaaatggcggaatttattttttcatacaaaattttttattattcaaaatggccattatagacctcgagagctgctttagcagctcgagcagcgagcaaaatactagttatactatatatagctcaattaccactgactgactgactcattgacataattgttctcctagaaagagacagaaaatgatataataatgtatgggagatatgttcagaagtgggattcgagtagggaaaaattatgacatttcagaaaaacaagatggcggccgacctgacttttgtaacttttttgttttccaaccgattttgttcaaacttgcagttgttttagatgttatcaaacgatttttagaaaaagtgaaaaaaattggaaaaacaagatggcggccgagattttcaaaaaattccctcttgtaaaattttgtatgaaacttttttttttcacttatggtttcatatagaagacaaaaattcatttgGAGGAAAACATGGAGacagctgatgattgaggatttcggaggcgggtgaagggcacgctcaaggtattgaagataggtgggaggtgctcgaccaaatgtcattcaaaacctcatccaattgccaaaaatttgaaaaaaaatttaaaattccgaaaaaaagatggccgccatacaaatttcatccgcgtccatctcggagggtatgaaagatggaagagtggtttcttggcaagagatgatcaggatccgaaggtttactcgatggattgaaaaaaaattcaaaatggcggaatttatttttgtatgacttttttttaaattgttcaaaatggccattatagacctcgagagctgctttagcagctcgagcagcgagcaaaatactagttatactatatatagctcaattaccactcactcactgattgacataattgttctcctagaaagagatagaaaatgatataataatgtatgggagatatgttcagaagtgggattcgactagggaaaaattatgacatttcagaaaaacaagatggcggccgacctgacttttgtaacttttttgttttccaaccgattttgttacaacttgcaacaattgaagatattagcaaacgatttttagaaaaagtgtaaaaaattgaaaaaacaagatggcggccgagattttcaaaaaatttcctcctgtaaaattttgtatgaaacttttttttttcaatcacggttttatatagaagacaaagattcctttagggcaacatatggagggagcagatgattgaggatttcggagacgggtgaagggcacgctcaaggtattgaagataggtgggaggtgctcgaccaaatgtcattcgaaacctcgtccaattaccaaaaatttgaaaaaaaattctaaattccgaaaaaaagatggccgccatacaaatttcatcggcgtccatctcggagggtacgaaagatggaagagtggtttcttggcaagagatgatcaggatccgaaggtctactcgatggattgaaaaaaaattcaaaatggcggaatttattttttcatacaaattttttttttattcaaaatggcgattatagacctcgagagctgctttagcagctcgagcagcgagcaaaatactagttatactatatatagctcaattaccactcactcactcattgacataattgttctcctagaaagagatagaaaatgatataataatgtatgggagatatgttcagaagtgggattcgactagggaaaaattatgacatttcagaaaaacaagatggcggccgacgtgacttttgtatcttttttgttttccaaccgattttgtttaaacttgcagttattttagatattagcaaacgatttttagaaaatgtaaaaaaaattggaaaaacaagatggcggccgagattttcaaaaaatttcctcctgtaaaattttgtatgaaacttatttttttcacttatggtttcatatagaagataaagattcctttagggcaacagaTGGAGgtagctgatgattgaggatttcggagacgggtgaagggcacgctcgaggtattgaagataggtgggaggtgctcgaccaaatgtcattcgaaacctcgtccaattgccaaaaatttgaaattttttttaaaattccgaaaaaagatggccgccatacaaatttcatcggcgtccagctcggagggcatgaaagatggaagagtggtttcttggcaaaagatgatcaggatccgaaggtctatttgatgacttgaaaaaaaattcaaaatggcggaatttattttttccgcggactcactcattgacataattgttctcctagaaagagacagaaaatgatataataatgtatgggagatatgttcaggagtgggattcgagtagggaaaaattatgacatttcagaaaaacaagatggcggccgacgtgacttttgtatcttttttgttttccaaccgattttgtttaaacttgcagttattttagatattagcaaacgatttttagaaaatgtaaaaaaaattggaaaaacaagatggcggccgagattttcaaaaaatttcctcctgtaaagttttgtatgaaacttttttttttcacttatggtttcatatagaagacaaagattcctttagggcaacatatggagggagctgatgattgaggatttcggagacgggtgaagggcacgcttgaggtatcgaagataggtgggaggtgctcgaccaaatgtcattcgaaacctcatccaattgccaaaaatttgaaaaaaaattcaaaattgtgaaaaaaagatggccgccatacaaatttcatcggcgtccatctcggagggtacgaaagatggaagagtggtttcttggcaaaagatgatcaggatccaaaggtctattcgatgacttgaaaaaaaattcaaaatggcggaatttattttttcatacaaaaatttttattattcaaaatggccattatagacctcgagagctgctttagcagctcgagcagcgagcaaaatactagttatactatatatagctcaattaccactcactcactcattgacataattgttctcctagaaagagatagaaaatgatataataatgtatgggagatatgttcagaagtgggattcgactagggaaaaattatgacatttcagaaaaacaagatggcggccgacgtgacttttgtatcttttttgttttccaaccgattttgtttaaacttgcagttattttagatattagcaaacgatttttagaaaatgtaaaaaaaattggaaaaacaagatggcggccgagattttcaaaaaatttcctcctgtaaaattttgtatgaaacttatttttttcacttatggtttcatatagaagataaagattcctttagggcaacagaTGGAGgtagctgatgattgaggatttcggagacgggtgaagggcacgctcgaggtattgaagataggtgggaggtgctcgaccaaatgtcattcgaaacctcgtccaattgccaaaaatttgaaatttttttttaaaattccgaaaaaagatggccgccatacaaatttcatcggcgtccagctcggagggcatgaaagatggaagagtggtttcttggcaaaagatgatcaggatccgaaggtctatttgatgacttgaaaaaaaattcaaaatggcggaatttattttttccgcggactcactcattgacataattgttctcctagaaagagacagaaaatgatataataatgtatgggagatatgttcaggagtgggattcgagtagggaaaaattatgacatttcagaaaaacaagatggcggccgacctgacttttgtaacttttttgttttccaaccgattttgtttaaacttgcagctcttgcagatattagcaaacgatttttagaaaaagtgaaaaaaattggaaaaacaagatggcggccgagattttcaaaaaaatttctcctgtaaaattttgtatgaaacttttttttttcacttatggattcatatagaagacaaagattccttttgggcaacatatggagagagctgatgattgaggatttcggagacgggtgaagggcacgctcgaggtattgaagataggtgggaggtgctcgaccaaatgtcattcgaaacctcatccaattgccaaaaatttgaaaaaaaattcaaaattccgaaaaaaagatggccgccatacaaatttcatcggcgtccatctcggagggtatgaaagatggaagagtggtttcttggcaagagatgatcaggatccgaaggtctattcgatgacttgaaaaaaaattcaaaatggcggaatttattttttcatagaaaatgtatgacttttttaaaattgttcaaagggccattatagacctcgagagctgctttagcagctcgagcagcgagcaaaatacagttattattatactatatatagctcaattaccactcactcactgattgacataattgttctcctagaaagagatagaaaatgatataataatgtatgggagatatgttcagaagtgggattcgactagggaaaaattatgacatttcagaaaaacaagatggcggccgacctgacttttgtaacttttttgtttttcaaccgattttgtttaaacttgcagttattttagatgttagcaaacgatttttagaaaaagtgaaaaaaattggaaaaacaagatggcggccgagattttcaaaaaatttcctcctgtaaaattttgtatgaaacttttttttttcacttacggtttcatatagaagacaaagattcctttgggGCAACATATgaagggagctgatgattgaggatttcggaggcgggtgaagggcacgcttaaggtattgaagataggtgggaggtgctcgagcaaatgtcattcgaaacctcatccaattgccaaaaatttgaaaaaaaatttaaaattccgaaaaaaagatggccgccatacaaatttcatcggcgtccatctcggagggtacgaaagatggaagagtggtttcttggcaaaagatgatcaagatccaaaggtctattcgatgacttgaaaaaaaattcaaaatggcggaatttattttttcatagaaaatgtatgacttttttaaaattgttcaaaatggccattatagacctcgagagctgctttagcagctcgagcagcgagcaaaatactagttatactatatatagctcaattaccactcactcactgattgacataattgttctcctagaaagagatagaaaatgatataataatgtatgggagatatgttcagaagtgggattcgactagggaaaaattatgacatttcagaaaaacaagatggcggccgacgtgacttttgtatcttttttgttttccaaccgattttgtttaaacttgcagttattttagatattagcaaacgatttttagaaaatgtaaaaaaaattggaaaaacaagatggcggccgagattttcaaaaaatttcctcctgtaaaattttgtatgaaacttttttttttcactaatactttcgtacagaagacaaagattcctttagggcaacatatggagggagctgatgattgaggatttcggagacgggtgaagggcacgctcgaggtatcgaagataggtgagaggtgctcgaccaaatgtcattcgaaacctcatccaattgccaaaaatttggaaaaaaaatcaaaattccgaaaaaaagatggccgccatacaaatttcatcggcgtccatctcggagggtatgaaagatggaagagtggtttcttggcgaaagatgatcaggatccaaaggtctactcgatggattgaaaaaaaattcaaaatggcggaatttttttttttcatacaaaaatttttattattcaaaatggcgattatagacctcgagagctgctttagcagctcgagcagcgagcaaaatactagttatactatatatagctcaattaccactgactgactgactcattgacataattgttctcctagaaagagatagaaaatgatataataatgtatgggagatatgttcagaagtgggattcgagtagggaaaaattatgacatttcagaaaaacaagatggcggccgacctgacttttgtaacttttttgttttccaaccgaatttgtttaaacttgcagttattttagatgttagcaaacgatttttagaaaaagtgtaaaaaattgaaaaaacaagatggcggccgagattttcaaaaaatttcctcctgtaaaattttgtatgaaacttttttttttcacttgtggtttcatatagaagacaaagattcttttagggtaacatatggagggagctgatgattgaggatttcggagacgggtgaagggcacgctttaggtatcgaagataggtgggaggtgctcgaccaaatgtcattcgaaacctcatccaattgccaaaaattggaaaaaaaatttaaaattccgaaaaaaagatggccgccatacaaatttcatcggcgtccatctcggagggtatgacagatggaagagtg
Above is a window of Maniola hyperantus chromosome 20, iAphHyp1.2, whole genome shotgun sequence DNA encoding:
- the LOC117991626 gene encoding uncharacterized protein; translated protein: MEKLRLEFVVKKSMDDPKSNVICLTSITNNNRTFLMPEEFQPAKLHDTLIKTQTFQKVKTTLQKRNDRRQVWFTLTPEICGTYIDEDGNMQFKGYLLEESTQETRTLPSTSGISEEALTRILENFAEKKNSSKSDNIKKLTEKIVLEKFNNKMSNVSQWMAIFESECIRVGIEEDTKKIEALRLFLEDSCLDWYSSRLIKCTVNSEWSTWKENFCETYADRGWSPVRYAMLFKYRQGSLLEYALKKEKLLLEVNKSMDNTTLIDLIATGLPNFIADKINRTSLKETKDLFNNIRGLEHLVNKKNSGIKMKGLENKIKDRDGSYKPCRICEKENKGNRYHSESLCWYKNKNNDKQKRDQIKTVNNSELETELNEINPKN